A DNA window from Acidimicrobiia bacterium contains the following coding sequences:
- the obgE gene encoding GTPase ObgE — protein sequence MGRSDRDRSRVGRGQFVDRAQLNVRAGDGGAGSVSFRREAHTPRGGPDGGDGGRGGDVVLVADRNVASLLAFRDHPHRRAASGSHGGGTKRRGASGDDLEVRVPPGTTVRDRNGALLADLVGHGDRYVAARGGQGGAGNARFLTNARRAPGFAEQGEYGEEIWLELELRLLADAALVGFPNAGKSTLISRVSAARPRIADYPFTTLEPHLGVVRFHEHEFVLADIPGIVEGAAEGRGLGHEFLRHTERARVLVLVLDLAEVGGVDPEHQETVLLDELRRYRPELLERPRIVVGNKSDVAAFGLEEGPDRFRVSAVTGEGLDPFLGALAEAVEAARLLEPERAAFVVHRPTEEGFSVVRDDDGTLRVTGRQAERVVAMADLTNAEAIDYVQGRFRRMGVERALERAGVSEGDTVRVGDIELEYSTAPGGPV from the coding sequence GTGGGACGCTCCGACAGAGATCGCAGTCGGGTAGGCCGCGGGCAGTTCGTCGACCGCGCGCAGCTCAACGTGCGCGCCGGCGATGGTGGCGCCGGGTCGGTGTCCTTCCGCCGTGAGGCGCACACCCCCCGTGGGGGCCCCGACGGGGGCGACGGTGGCCGCGGCGGGGACGTCGTGCTCGTGGCCGACCGCAACGTGGCATCGCTGCTCGCCTTTCGCGATCACCCCCACCGGCGTGCGGCCTCGGGGAGCCACGGGGGCGGCACGAAGCGTCGGGGTGCTTCGGGTGACGACCTCGAGGTTCGGGTGCCTCCGGGAACCACGGTGCGCGACCGTAACGGTGCGCTGCTCGCCGACCTCGTGGGCCACGGTGACCGCTACGTCGCCGCCCGTGGGGGACAGGGAGGAGCCGGCAACGCGCGCTTTCTCACGAACGCCCGACGGGCCCCCGGTTTCGCCGAACAGGGGGAGTACGGCGAGGAGATCTGGCTCGAGCTGGAGCTGCGCCTTCTGGCCGACGCGGCCCTGGTCGGCTTTCCCAACGCCGGCAAGTCCACGCTGATCTCGCGTGTGAGTGCCGCGCGGCCCCGGATCGCCGACTACCCGTTCACGACGCTCGAGCCGCACCTCGGGGTCGTCCGGTTCCACGAGCACGAATTCGTCCTGGCCGACATCCCCGGGATCGTCGAGGGGGCCGCCGAGGGACGGGGCCTCGGTCACGAATTCCTCCGCCACACCGAGCGGGCCCGTGTCCTCGTCCTCGTCCTCGACCTCGCCGAGGTGGGGGGTGTCGACCCGGAGCACCAGGAGACGGTCCTGCTCGACGAGTTGCGCCGCTACCGCCCCGAGCTCCTGGAACGTCCCCGGATCGTCGTCGGCAACAAGAGCGACGTCGCGGCGTTCGGTCTCGAGGAGGGTCCCGACCGGTTCCGTGTCTCGGCGGTCACCGGTGAGGGCCTCGACCCGTTTCTCGGAGCCCTGGCCGAGGCCGTCGAGGCCGCGCGCCTCCTCGAGCCCGAACGTGCGGCGTTCGTGGTGCACCGGCCCACCGAGGAGGGGTTCTCCGTGGTCCGTGACGACGACGGTACGTTGCGGGTCACCGGACGGCAGGCAGAACGGGTGGTCGCCATGGCTGATCTCACGAACGCCGAGGCGATCGACTACGTGCAGGGCCGTTTCCGCCGCATGGGTGTCGAGCGCGCCCTGGAACGTGCCGGAGTGTCGGAGGGTGACACGGTGCGCGTCGGCGACATCGAGCTCGAGTACAGCACCGCGCCCGGAGGGCCCGTATGA
- a CDS encoding glutamate-5-semialdehyde dehydrogenase, with protein MPVRSATLPDAVVDLGRRAREASRALAVASTDTKNNALLVAAELLGERAPEILEANAGDLDTARSEGVGGTPLDRLRLDEERLESMAAGLRTVAGLEDPVGEIVGGTRRANGVVIEKVRVPLGVLAIIYENRPNVTSDAAGLCLKSGNASLLRGSSTALRSNTAVAAVLRAAARKAGLPEDSVLLVEDTSHETAAAVMQLEGYVDCLIPRGGPALLASIAEHATVPVIVDGDGNCQVYVDKDADLDTATRIVVNAKTQRPSVCNAAESLIVHADIAGEFLPRVASALVDEGVTLVGDDAARAIVSGMGSATDADFSREFLALEMSVGVVASLDAAIDHVNRHSSGHTEAIVTTELAAARQFAERVDAAAIVVNASTRFTDGEFFGFGAEIGISTQKLHARGPMGLRELTTTKYLLWGDGQVRE; from the coding sequence ATGCCCGTGCGCTCCGCCACCCTTCCCGATGCCGTCGTCGATCTCGGCCGTCGTGCACGCGAGGCCTCACGGGCTCTGGCCGTCGCCTCGACCGACACGAAGAACAACGCCCTCCTCGTCGCCGCGGAGCTCCTGGGCGAGCGGGCACCCGAGATCCTCGAGGCCAACGCCGGAGACCTCGACACTGCCCGGTCCGAGGGTGTGGGCGGCACGCCGCTCGACCGGCTCCGGCTCGACGAAGAGCGCCTCGAGTCGATGGCGGCGGGGCTCCGCACCGTCGCGGGTCTCGAAGACCCTGTCGGGGAGATCGTCGGCGGGACCCGGCGGGCCAACGGCGTCGTCATCGAGAAGGTGCGGGTTCCCCTCGGGGTCCTCGCCATCATCTATGAGAACCGGCCCAATGTCACGAGCGACGCCGCCGGCCTGTGCCTCAAGTCGGGCAACGCTTCCCTGCTGCGGGGTTCGTCCACGGCCCTGCGGTCCAACACGGCCGTGGCGGCCGTGTTGCGCGCCGCGGCCCGAAAGGCCGGGCTGCCGGAGGACTCCGTGCTCCTCGTCGAGGACACCTCGCACGAGACGGCGGCGGCGGTCATGCAGCTCGAGGGCTACGTCGACTGCCTGATCCCCCGTGGCGGGCCGGCGCTCCTCGCCAGCATCGCGGAGCACGCCACCGTGCCCGTGATCGTCGACGGCGACGGCAACTGCCAGGTCTACGTCGACAAGGACGCCGATCTCGACACGGCCACTCGGATCGTGGTGAACGCGAAGACCCAGCGCCCGAGTGTGTGCAACGCCGCCGAGTCCCTCATCGTTCACGCCGACATCGCGGGTGAGTTCCTTCCCCGGGTCGCATCCGCGCTCGTCGATGAAGGTGTCACGCTCGTCGGTGACGACGCAGCGCGCGCCATCGTGTCCGGGATGGGCTCGGCCACCGATGCCGACTTCAGCAGGGAGTTCCTCGCTCTCGAGATGTCCGTCGGTGTCGTCGCATCACTCGACGCAGCCATCGACCACGTCAATCGCCACAGCTCCGGGCACACCGAAGCCATCGTCACGACCGAGCTCGCCGCGGCCCGACAGTTCGCCGAGCGCGTCGACGCCGCGGCGATCGTGGTCAACGCGTCCACCCGGTTCACCGACGGTGAGTTCTTCGGTTTCGGAGCGGAGATCGGGATCTCGACCCAGAAGCTCCACGCCCGCGGCCCGATGGGCCTCCGCGAGCTCACCACCACCAAGTACCTGCTCTGGGGTGACGGACAGGTCCGGGAGTGA
- a CDS encoding TIGR03960 family B12-binding radical SAM protein produces the protein MENLWPRIEPLLARVQKPARYIGMEQGSLTPAHRPLDVSWLLVYPDTYEVGLPNQGLQILYEILNERDDASAERSYAPWTDMAALMRAEGVPFFSVDQHIAAVGFDIVAFNVSAELVYTNLLECLDLSGIPVRASQRRPEDPLVMAGGHCTFNPEPLADFVDVFVIGDGEEAVGEVTEVVGAWKRGGRADRGAVLRDLATIPGVYAPSMYDVEYDGAAIAGVSPRFPEIPELVEKRTIADLADWPYPRNQLVPLIEVVHDRLNVEVFRGCTRGCRFCQAGMITRPVRERPADQVRTMVEDGLRRTGYDEVALTSLSSADFSGIDGLVADLVDNQEGCGNVGLSLPSLRVDAFTVGIASQIQKVRRTGLTFAPEGGSWRIRQVINKLVSDDDLYAAVDGAYSQGWRRVKLYFLTGLPTEMDDDTLGIAELARNVVETGRTHTKQASCTVSLGGFVPKAQTPFQWFGQNGVDELRRKIDLVRGELRGTNAKVRWHDPEASFAEGLASRGDRRLGPVIERVWRSGGTFQEWSEHFSLGPWLDAMAAEGLDPDWYVTRHRGEDEIQPWDHIHAGLHRDFLWQDWQAALAAHGAPDCRWTPCYDCGACTEYGLEHVVASPVPPAGGSQGTGQDLDGVPVAFGPTIAAAVQVPAAELVAADVGAAEVGATS, from the coding sequence ATGGAGAACCTCTGGCCGCGGATCGAACCGCTCCTGGCCAGGGTCCAGAAGCCCGCTCGCTACATCGGAATGGAGCAGGGCAGCCTCACCCCGGCGCACCGCCCGCTCGACGTTTCCTGGCTGCTCGTCTATCCCGACACCTACGAAGTGGGCCTGCCCAACCAGGGGCTCCAGATCCTCTACGAGATCCTGAACGAACGCGACGACGCCTCCGCCGAGCGCTCCTACGCGCCGTGGACCGACATGGCGGCCCTGATGCGGGCCGAGGGCGTGCCGTTCTTCTCGGTCGACCAGCACATCGCCGCCGTCGGCTTCGACATCGTCGCCTTCAACGTGTCGGCGGAGCTCGTCTACACGAACCTCCTCGAGTGCCTCGACCTGTCCGGCATACCCGTGCGGGCGTCGCAGCGCCGTCCCGAGGACCCGCTCGTCATGGCCGGCGGCCACTGCACGTTCAATCCCGAGCCGTTGGCCGACTTCGTCGATGTGTTCGTGATCGGCGACGGCGAGGAGGCGGTGGGGGAGGTCACCGAGGTCGTGGGAGCGTGGAAGCGCGGCGGTCGGGCGGACCGCGGGGCTGTGCTGCGCGATCTCGCCACGATTCCGGGCGTCTACGCGCCGTCGATGTACGACGTCGAGTACGACGGTGCGGCGATCGCAGGCGTGAGCCCCCGCTTTCCCGAGATCCCCGAGCTCGTCGAGAAGCGCACGATCGCCGACCTCGCCGACTGGCCGTACCCACGCAACCAGTTGGTGCCGCTCATCGAGGTGGTGCACGACCGCCTCAACGTCGAGGTCTTCCGCGGGTGCACCCGAGGGTGCCGCTTCTGCCAGGCCGGGATGATCACGCGACCCGTGCGGGAACGCCCGGCCGACCAGGTGCGCACGATGGTGGAGGACGGCCTGCGCCGCACGGGCTACGACGAGGTGGCGCTCACCTCGCTCTCCAGTGCCGACTTCTCCGGCATCGACGGGCTCGTCGCCGACCTCGTCGACAACCAGGAGGGGTGCGGGAACGTCGGGCTGTCGCTGCCGTCACTGCGGGTCGACGCCTTCACCGTCGGGATCGCGAGCCAGATCCAGAAGGTCCGTCGTACCGGGCTCACCTTCGCCCCCGAGGGGGGGAGTTGGCGGATCCGCCAGGTCATCAACAAGCTCGTCTCGGACGACGATCTCTACGCAGCGGTCGACGGGGCCTACTCGCAGGGGTGGCGACGCGTGAAGCTGTACTTCCTCACGGGGCTGCCCACCGAGATGGACGACGACACACTCGGGATCGCCGAGCTTGCGCGCAACGTCGTCGAGACCGGTCGTACACACACGAAGCAGGCGTCCTGCACCGTGTCACTCGGCGGGTTCGTCCCGAAAGCCCAGACGCCGTTCCAGTGGTTCGGCCAGAACGGTGTCGACGAGCTTCGCCGCAAGATCGACCTCGTGCGCGGCGAGTTGCGGGGCACGAACGCCAAGGTCCGGTGGCACGACCCGGAGGCGAGTTTCGCCGAGGGTCTCGCGTCGCGGGGCGACCGGCGTCTCGGCCCCGTGATCGAGCGAGTGTGGCGCTCCGGGGGGACGTTCCAGGAGTGGAGCGAGCACTTCTCGCTCGGCCCGTGGCTCGACGCCATGGCAGCGGAAGGGCTCGACCCCGACTGGTATGTCACCCGACACCGTGGCGAGGACGAGATCCAGCCGTGGGACCACATCCACGCAGGGCTGCACCGCGACTTCCTCTGGCAGGACTGGCAGGCGGCACTGGCCGCCCACGGGGCGCCCGACTGCCGGTGGACCCCGTGCTACGACTGCGGTGCCTGCACCGAGTACGGGCTGGAGCACGTCGTGGCGTCACCCGTCCCGCCGGCGGGTGGCAGTCAGGGGACCGGACAGGACCTCGATGGCGTTCCGGTCGCGTTCGGCCCGACGATCGCAGCGGCGGTGCAGGTCCCCGCGGCGGAGCTCGTGGCGGCCGACGTCGGGGCGGCAGAGGTCGGGGCAACGTCGTGA
- the proB gene encoding glutamate 5-kinase — translation MSTVVVKVGTSSITDERGELDAAAMVKLCADLAAARRDGHRVVLVTSGAIAAGLPALGMAERPTDVAALQAVAAVGQPRLMERVSALLGSSGVVAGQVLLTPFDFGHRTQYLHARSTLARLLDLGVLPVVNENDTVAVDEIRYGDNDRLAALVAHLVDADALILLTDTPGLFTADPRIDAEASLIEEIVEVDDALEAAAGGAGTDRGSGGMASKLAAAKIASWSGVQVVITAAHADDAVSGVLDGRPSGTVVRPHDRKLPSRKLWIAFARGAEGRITVDDGARSALVNDGRSLLPAGVLSVEGTFGNGDAVEIVGSDGQVFAKGLVRYPVRELERIAGRRTDDLDEGDPQEVVHRDDLVVLP, via the coding sequence ATGAGCACGGTCGTCGTGAAGGTCGGGACGTCGTCGATCACCGACGAACGCGGGGAGCTCGATGCTGCCGCGATGGTCAAGCTGTGCGCCGACCTCGCGGCCGCACGGCGCGATGGTCACCGGGTGGTTCTCGTCACCTCGGGGGCGATCGCGGCGGGGCTTCCCGCTCTCGGGATGGCCGAGCGGCCCACCGACGTGGCGGCACTCCAGGCCGTCGCCGCGGTCGGCCAGCCGCGGCTGATGGAGCGGGTGAGTGCACTGCTCGGGTCCTCGGGGGTGGTCGCGGGCCAGGTGCTGCTCACCCCGTTCGACTTCGGGCACCGAACGCAGTACCTGCACGCCCGGTCGACGCTCGCCCGGCTTCTCGACCTCGGGGTCCTCCCGGTCGTCAACGAGAACGACACCGTGGCCGTCGACGAGATCCGCTACGGCGACAACGACCGCCTGGCGGCCCTCGTGGCCCACCTCGTGGATGCCGATGCCCTGATCCTGCTCACCGACACGCCGGGGCTGTTCACCGCCGACCCCCGCATCGACGCGGAAGCCTCGCTCATCGAGGAGATCGTGGAGGTCGACGACGCCCTGGAGGCGGCGGCGGGGGGGGCCGGCACCGACCGCGGGAGTGGGGGGATGGCGAGCAAGTTGGCAGCCGCGAAGATCGCGTCGTGGTCCGGCGTCCAGGTCGTGATCACCGCGGCGCACGCCGACGACGCTGTCAGCGGTGTTCTCGACGGCCGTCCGTCGGGCACCGTCGTGCGACCGCACGACCGGAAGCTCCCGAGCCGGAAGTTGTGGATCGCCTTCGCCCGTGGCGCCGAGGGCCGGATCACCGTCGACGACGGCGCTCGCTCCGCCCTCGTGAACGACGGTCGTTCGCTCCTCCCTGCCGGTGTTCTGTCCGTGGAGGGCACGTTCGGCAACGGCGACGCCGTGGAGATCGTCGGTTCCGACGGTCAGGTCTTTGCCAAGGGTCTCGTGCGCTATCCGGTCCGCGAGTTGGAACGCATTGCCGGGCGACGAACCGACGACCTCGACGAGGGGGACCCGCAGGAGGTCGTGCACCGCGACGACCTCGTCGTTCTCCCCTGA
- a CDS encoding Rne/Rng family ribonuclease, which translates to MSDDTTSGGRAAPDTADQADARRSDDSETTRDWSDPAADRGLTADDVTAQAADDAGLSIKPKIGDTRPAPPPPPGPRRPKGGDSSGDGKDSGRAADGGGDNRSGSGGGNDGGSSRSRRRRRGGRGRGRGGQKGQSQEKQNGGGRGPAKDSARGGGRVVTADLGVDHDSDLDDLEDLDDAVLRRRKGRTRKGRPAGRYFLCVHVGDDGTTHIAVQEGRNLVEHYVSRPEDAAMSIDGNIYLGRVQNVLPGMEAAFVDFGTPKNGVIYRSDVDDQGKGRNTKIEKLLKNGQTVLVQAVKNPIGHKGARLTQDVSLAGRFVVMVPGQRDTYGISKRLPDEERKRLRRVLDKVRPDDAGLIVRTAAEGASPDELRRDVERLRAQWAEIQKLAKGAKPPRLVYQEPSLALRIIREEFTREYRGVVIDDRELYEQVRDYVAAITPELADRVEYYDDESLPVFERHHVHEQLHKALDRKVWLPSGGSLIIERTEALTVIDVNTGKNVGKKNLEQTVFENNLEAADEVARQLRLRDIGGIIVIDFIDMESTSNRQKVQERLDEALARDKTRTQAFPISDLGLVEMTRKRISEGLVESFSHTCEVCEGRGFIVDDEVLDG; encoded by the coding sequence ATGTCCGACGACACAACGAGCGGGGGCCGCGCGGCTCCCGACACCGCCGATCAGGCCGACGCACGTCGGTCCGACGACAGTGAGACAACGCGCGACTGGAGTGACCCGGCCGCCGACCGCGGGCTGACCGCCGACGACGTCACGGCACAGGCGGCCGACGACGCGGGGCTGTCGATCAAGCCCAAGATCGGTGACACGCGGCCGGCCCCGCCACCTCCTCCCGGCCCACGCCGGCCGAAGGGTGGCGACAGCAGCGGAGACGGCAAGGACTCCGGTCGGGCCGCCGACGGCGGTGGCGACAACCGCAGCGGCAGCGGAGGCGGCAACGATGGTGGCTCGTCGCGCAGCCGGCGCCGGCGACGGGGCGGTCGCGGCCGTGGGCGTGGGGGCCAGAAGGGCCAGAGCCAGGAGAAGCAGAACGGTGGTGGCCGCGGCCCGGCGAAGGACTCGGCGCGAGGCGGTGGGCGGGTCGTCACCGCAGATCTGGGTGTCGACCACGACAGCGACCTCGACGACCTCGAGGATCTCGACGACGCGGTCCTGAGGCGGCGAAAGGGGCGTACCCGCAAGGGCCGTCCGGCGGGACGCTACTTCCTCTGCGTGCACGTCGGCGACGACGGCACGACCCACATCGCCGTGCAGGAGGGCCGCAACCTCGTCGAGCACTACGTGTCCCGCCCCGAGGACGCCGCCATGTCCATCGACGGCAACATCTACCTCGGCCGCGTGCAGAACGTCCTGCCGGGCATGGAGGCGGCCTTCGTCGACTTCGGCACGCCCAAGAACGGCGTCATCTACCGCTCCGACGTCGACGATCAGGGGAAGGGCCGGAACACCAAGATCGAGAAGCTCCTCAAGAACGGCCAGACGGTTCTCGTCCAGGCCGTCAAGAACCCGATCGGTCACAAGGGAGCGCGGCTCACCCAGGACGTCAGCCTCGCCGGCCGCTTCGTCGTGATGGTCCCCGGCCAACGCGACACCTACGGCATCTCCAAGCGTCTGCCCGACGAGGAACGCAAGCGGCTTCGACGCGTGCTCGACAAGGTCCGACCCGATGACGCCGGGCTGATCGTACGAACCGCGGCCGAAGGTGCCAGTCCCGACGAGCTGCGTCGCGACGTGGAGCGGCTCCGGGCCCAGTGGGCCGAGATCCAGAAGCTCGCCAAGGGGGCCAAGCCGCCCCGGTTGGTCTACCAGGAGCCGTCGCTGGCGCTACGGATCATCCGTGAGGAGTTCACCCGCGAATACCGGGGTGTCGTGATCGACGACCGCGAGCTCTACGAGCAGGTGCGCGACTACGTGGCCGCCATCACGCCCGAGCTGGCCGACCGTGTCGAGTACTACGACGACGAGAGCCTTCCGGTGTTCGAACGGCACCACGTGCACGAACAGCTCCACAAGGCACTCGACCGCAAGGTCTGGCTGCCGTCGGGGGGCTCGCTGATCATCGAACGGACCGAGGCCCTCACGGTCATCGACGTCAACACCGGCAAGAACGTCGGGAAGAAGAACCTCGAGCAGACGGTGTTCGAGAACAACCTCGAGGCGGCCGATGAGGTCGCGCGCCAGCTCCGCCTTCGCGACATCGGCGGGATCATCGTGATCGACTTCATCGACATGGAGAGCACGTCGAACCGTCAGAAGGTGCAGGAGCGCCTCGACGAGGCCCTGGCGCGCGACAAGACCCGGACCCAGGCCTTCCCGATCAGCGACCTGGGCCTCGTCGAGATGACCCGGAAGCGCATCTCCGAGGGCCTGGTCGAGTCGTTCTCCCACACCTGCGAGGTGTGTGAGGGCCGGGGCTTCATCGTCGACGACGAGGTGCTCGACGGCTGA
- the rpmA gene encoding 50S ribosomal protein L27: MSKKKGASSSRNGRDSAAQRLGVKVFSGTQVRAGAILVRQRGTKFHPGENVGKGRDDTLFATSDGTVSFGSRRGRQLIDVVETPGS; the protein is encoded by the coding sequence ATGTCGAAGAAGAAGGGTGCCTCGTCGTCCCGCAACGGTCGCGACTCCGCAGCCCAGCGGCTGGGTGTGAAGGTCTTCAGCGGAACGCAGGTCCGGGCGGGAGCGATCCTCGTGCGCCAGCGCGGTACGAAGTTCCACCCCGGCGAGAACGTCGGCAAGGGCAGGGACGACACCCTCTTCGCCACGAGCGACGGCACCGTGTCGTTCGGCTCACGTCGCGGGCGCCAGCTCATCGACGTGGTGGAGACGCCGGGGTCCTGA
- a CDS encoding TIGR03936 family radical SAM-associated protein — MRGGVGQPVRFRFTKRGKVRFISHRDVARAFDRAVRVGRLPVAFTEGFSPRPKMSFGLALPVGAESDAEYLDVAFAETVEPGEVGESLSAALPEGMEITGAETLVEHAPALQESITRVDYALEVVDADWSSVTPAELRNAAERFLARDFVSVVRVRKGKEREADLRAGVLDLDVAGNVLAMALATGSSGPRPGEVTDELGPGWQAGRVRRTRQWIERDGSRLEPLEADTRPHAEAACAS; from the coding sequence GTGAGGGGCGGCGTCGGGCAGCCCGTACGCTTCCGCTTCACCAAGCGCGGAAAGGTGCGCTTCATCTCCCATCGCGACGTGGCACGGGCGTTCGACCGGGCGGTACGCGTCGGGCGGCTTCCTGTGGCGTTCACCGAGGGTTTCTCGCCGCGGCCGAAGATGAGCTTCGGCCTGGCACTGCCGGTCGGTGCCGAGAGCGACGCGGAGTACCTCGACGTGGCATTTGCCGAGACCGTCGAGCCGGGAGAGGTCGGAGAGTCCCTGTCGGCGGCCTTGCCCGAGGGCATGGAGATCACGGGGGCGGAGACCCTGGTCGAACACGCGCCGGCGCTCCAGGAGAGCATCACGCGTGTCGACTATGCGCTCGAGGTCGTCGACGCCGACTGGAGCAGCGTGACGCCCGCAGAGCTCAGGAATGCGGCGGAGCGCTTCCTGGCGCGCGACTTCGTGTCCGTCGTACGCGTTCGAAAGGGTAAGGAACGTGAGGCCGACCTGCGGGCAGGGGTGCTGGACCTCGACGTTGCCGGCAATGTCCTCGCCATGGCACTGGCCACCGGGAGCTCCGGGCCCCGACCCGGCGAGGTCACCGACGAGCTCGGCCCCGGCTGGCAGGCTGGTCGGGTGCGAAGAACGAGACAGTGGATCGAGCGTGACGGCTCGCGGCTGGAGCCGCTGGAGGCCGACACGCGCCCGCACGCCGAGGCGGCGTGCGCATCATGA
- the rodA gene encoding rod shape-determining protein RodA, whose protein sequence is MTATATPTPALQSRRRDRLEASPLRHLDLVFVGATIAIAALGLLMVYSATRNSLEVEGGDPYHFLKRQALFVGLGCGAMATVLAVDYRRMRDYAPLFYGVAVGGLLAVLSPLGSNSRGSQAWIQLGSFQLQPAEFAKFFLIVALAAYLHQHRGDLDAWRLAVAVGLAAVPIGLVLLQPDIGTAMVLGVIVLGMLTAAGVKARHLFVLLALGATLVFIASRAGVIQDYQVDRLTGFLNQGDATENTYNVDQSKTAIGAGGIAGQGLFEGTQTKLDFVPEQHTDFIFTVVAEELGFVGGATLLALFAVLVWRMWRAAQLSRDLFGQLCCIGVLSMFAFQIFQSVGMTMGIMPVTGIPLPFMSHGGSSTIVAFALVGLVANVHMRRFS, encoded by the coding sequence ATGACGGCGACCGCCACTCCGACACCGGCTCTGCAATCGCGCCGTCGCGACCGACTCGAGGCCTCGCCGCTGCGTCATCTCGATCTCGTTTTCGTGGGAGCCACGATCGCGATCGCAGCTCTCGGACTGCTCATGGTCTACAGCGCCACGCGCAACTCACTCGAGGTCGAGGGAGGGGACCCGTACCACTTCCTGAAGCGTCAGGCCCTTTTCGTCGGCCTCGGGTGCGGGGCGATGGCCACCGTGCTGGCGGTCGACTACCGCAGGATGCGCGACTACGCGCCGTTGTTCTATGGGGTGGCTGTCGGGGGCCTCCTCGCCGTACTGTCGCCGTTGGGCTCCAACTCGCGTGGGTCCCAGGCCTGGATTCAGCTCGGCTCGTTCCAGCTCCAGCCGGCGGAGTTCGCCAAGTTCTTCCTGATCGTCGCTCTCGCCGCGTACCTGCACCAGCACCGGGGTGATCTCGACGCGTGGCGCCTCGCCGTGGCGGTCGGCCTGGCGGCCGTCCCGATCGGTCTCGTTCTGCTCCAACCGGACATCGGAACGGCGATGGTCCTCGGGGTCATCGTCCTCGGGATGCTCACGGCCGCGGGGGTGAAGGCGCGCCACCTCTTCGTCCTGCTCGCGCTCGGAGCCACGCTGGTGTTCATCGCCTCGCGGGCGGGTGTCATCCAGGACTACCAGGTCGACCGTCTCACCGGTTTCCTCAACCAGGGCGATGCCACGGAGAACACCTACAACGTCGACCAGTCGAAGACGGCGATCGGGGCCGGCGGGATCGCCGGTCAAGGACTCTTCGAGGGGACGCAGACCAAGCTCGACTTCGTACCCGAGCAGCACACCGACTTCATCTTCACGGTCGTCGCCGAGGAACTCGGCTTCGTCGGTGGTGCGACCCTCCTGGCCCTGTTCGCGGTACTCGTGTGGCGGATGTGGCGCGCCGCCCAGCTCTCGCGCGACCTCTTCGGCCAGTTGTGTTGTATCGGTGTCCTTTCGATGTTCGCGTTCCAGATCTTCCAGAGCGTCGGGATGACCATGGGAATCATGCCGGTCACGGGTATCCCGCTGCCCTTCATGAGCCACGGCGGGTCGTCGACCATCGTGGCGTTCGCCCTCGTCGGGCTCGTGGCCAACGTGCACATGCGCCGTTTCTCCTGA
- the rplU gene encoding 50S ribosomal protein L21, whose protein sequence is MYAVIRTGGKQFRVEKGQTLEVERVVGDELELTPLMVVDGDSVRAKPADLEGTTVRARVVGDTRGPKITGFTYKNKSNQRRRWGHRQDLSVIEITSIDVPGGATSPAKKPAAKKSPAKKPAAKKSPAKKPAAKKPAAKKPAVKKSPVKKSPAKKATAKKAPDTKEND, encoded by the coding sequence GTGTACGCAGTCATCCGAACCGGCGGAAAGCAGTTCCGGGTCGAGAAGGGCCAGACGCTGGAGGTCGAGCGCGTCGTGGGCGACGAGCTCGAGCTCACACCGCTGATGGTCGTCGACGGCGACTCCGTGCGGGCGAAGCCCGCTGACCTCGAGGGCACCACGGTGAGAGCGCGGGTGGTCGGCGACACGCGCGGCCCGAAGATCACGGGCTTCACCTACAAGAACAAGAGCAACCAGCGGAGGCGGTGGGGCCACCGCCAGGATCTCTCCGTGATCGAGATCACCTCGATCGACGTGCCCGGTGGAGCGACGTCCCCGGCGAAGAAGCCCGCAGCGAAGAAGTCCCCGGCGAAGAAGCCCGCAGCGAAGAAGTCCCCGGCGAAGAAGCCCGCAGCGAAGAAGCCCGCAGCGAAGAAGCCCGCAGTGAAGAAGTCGCCGGTGAAGAAGTCCCCGGCCAAGAAGGCGACAGCGAAGAAGGCCCCGGACACGAAGGAGAACGACTGA